In the Quercus lobata isolate SW786 chromosome 5, ValleyOak3.0 Primary Assembly, whole genome shotgun sequence genome, one interval contains:
- the LOC115992281 gene encoding L-type lectin-domain containing receptor kinase VII.1-like, giving the protein MKKHKHRHQPLQLFLLPIFLFFQSISAVDFVFNGFNSSDMLLYGSATVESRILTLTNETNFMIGRALYPQKIPTKKPNSSYVYPFSTSFIFSMAPYKNTLPGHGMVFIFVPVTGIEGATSSQNLGLLNYTNGNSKSHVFGVEFDVFKNQEFDDISANHVGIDMNSLKSVEAHDAGYWPNSQGSNNTNSGAQDEKSFKELKLNNGENYQVWIDYSDSLINVTMAPVGLARPQRPLLSVPLNLSEVFVDEMYVGFTSSTGQLVQSHKLLAWSFSNSNFSLSEMLITTGLPSFVLPKSSIVRSKGFIAGVTVGCFFGIGLIALFTLFLIKRQRRRAREREEMEEWELEYWPHRITYQEIEAATKGFSEENVIGIGGNGKVYKGVLKGGGAEIAVKCISHENDGMREFLAEISSLGRLKHRSLVGLRGWCKREKGSFMLVYDYMENGSLDKWVFECDESKMLSCEDRIRILKDVASAVLYLHEGWEAKVLHRDIKASNVLLDKDMNGRLGDFGLARMHDHGQVPNTTRVVGTVGYLAPEVIRSGRASAQTDVFGFGVLILEVMCGRGPIEEGRPPLEEWAWQFMVKGQLLNALDERLRARGGFDEEEVEKVLHLGLLCAYPDPSARPSMRQVVKVLEGKIELDESESEDMDIYLLQKMKSRDMLQNYGSSLHPTFEDIRQTQSSFMSLSWSNSMMEGR; this is encoded by the coding sequence ATGAAGAAACACAAACACCGCCACCAACCTCTCCAGTTATTTCTGCTTCCCATTTTCCTATTCTTCCAATCCATTTCAGCTGTTGATTTTGTGTTCAATGGCTTCAACTCCTCAGATATGTTACTATATGGCTCAGCCACCGTTGAATCTCGTATTCTAACACTCACTAACGAAACAAATTTCATGATTGGTCGTGCTCTTTACCCTCAAAAGATTCCCACAAAGAAGCCAAACTCTTCTTATGTCTATCCTTTCTCAacttctttcatcttttctatGGCTCCTTATAAGAACACTCTTCCTGGGCATGGCATGGTTTTCATTTTTGTACCCGTTACTGGCATCGAAGGAGCTACCTCATCTCAAAATCTCGGCCTGCTCAACTACACCAACGGGAATTCCAAAAGCCATGTCTTTGGTGTCGAATTCGATGTGTTTAAGAACCAAGAATTCGATGACATAAGTGCCAACCATGTTGGAATCGACATGAACTCCCTCAAATCAGTGGAAGCACACGATGCTGGGTACTGGCCCAACAGCCAAGGAAGCAACAACACCAACAGTGGTGCTCAAGATGAGAAGTCATTCAAGGAATTGAAGCTGAACAATGGTGAAAATTACCAAGTTTGGATTGATTACTCTGATTCTTTAATTAATGTTACTATGGCTCCTGTAGGCTTGGCAAGACCTCAGAGGCCTTTGTTGAGTGTTCCTCTTAATCTTTCTGAGGTTTTTGTGGATGAAATGTATGTTGGATTTACTAGTTCTACTGGACAATTAGTTCAAAGTCACAAACTTTTGGCTTGGAGTTTTAGTAATTCAAACTTTTCGTTAAGTGAAATGTTGATTACAACAGGTTTGCCATCGTTTGTTCTTCCAAAAAGTTCGATAGTTAGATCAAAGGGGTTTATTGCAGGAGTCACAGTGGGATGTTTCTTTGGTATTGGTCTTATTGCTCTGTTTACTCTGTTTTTGATTAAGAGGCAGCGAAGGAGAGCaagggagagagaggaaatggAAGAATGGGAATTGGAGTATTGGCCACATAGAATTACGTATCAAGAAATTGAGGCGGCAACAAAGGGGTTCTCGGAAGAAAACGTGATTGGAATTGGAGGGAATGGGAAAGTCTATAAGGGTGTGTTAAAGGGAGGAGGAGCAGAGATTGCAGTGAAATGCATATCTCATGAAAATGATGGGATGAGAGAATTTTTGGCTGAAATTTCAAGCCTTGGAAGATTGAAGCATAGAAGTTTAGTAGGGTTGAGAGGTTGGTgcaagagagagaaggggagCTTCATGTTGGTTTATGACTACATGGAGAATGGGAGTTTGGACAAGTGGGTGTTTGAATGTGATGAGAGTAAGATGTTGAGCTGTGAAGACAGGATAAGGATTTTGAAAGATGTGGCCTCAGCGGTCTTGTATTTACATGAGGGATGGGAAGCCAAAGTTCTACATAGGGACATTAAGGCTAGCAATGTGTTACTTGATAAGGATATGAATGGAAGGCTAGGGGATTTTGGACTAGCCCGGATGCACGACCATGGTCAAGTGCCTAACACGACGAGGGTGGTTGGAACTGTCGGATATTTGGCACCGGAAGTGATTAGGAGTGGACGTGCATCGGCTCAAACCgatgtgtttggatttggggtCTTGATTTTAGAAGTCATGTGTGGGAGGGGGCCTATAGAGGAAGGGAGGCCACCTTTGGAAGAATGGGCATGGCAATTTATGGTAAAAGGACAATTACTTAATGCCCTTGATGAGAGACTGAGGGCTAGAGGTGGGTTTGATGAGGAGGAAGTGGAGAAGGTGCTTCACTTGGGCTTGTTGTGTGCCTATCCTGATCCAAGTGCAAGGCCGAGTATGAGACAAGTAGTGAAAGTATTGGAGGGGAAGATTGAGTTGGATGAGTCAGAAAGTGAGGACATGGATATATATTTGCTCCAAAAAATGAAATCCAGGGATATGCTCCAAAATTATGGCTCTTCATTACACCCAACATTTGAAGATATTCGGCAGACCCAATCTTCATTCATGTCTCTCTCTTGGTCCAACAGTATGATGGAGGGCAGGTGA